From a single Kitasatospora sp. NBC_00458 genomic region:
- a CDS encoding winged helix-turn-helix transcriptional regulator yields MTSRDVTSDTPPAVPAVPALPGRPCSIAAALHVVGEKWALLAVRELFYGNHRFDRIARNTGAPRDRLTARLRALEEAGVVERRAYSERPPRFEYHLTEAGLDLAPLTQALLGWGDRWLMPEPPVGLEHGPEGHEPHPYDPAWVCRTCGEEGRRAELRLEVRGPDWTREGPAAP; encoded by the coding sequence GTGACTTCTCGGGATGTGACCTCCGACACCCCTCCGGCGGTCCCCGCCGTGCCCGCCCTGCCCGGGCGGCCCTGTTCGATCGCCGCCGCGCTGCACGTGGTGGGGGAGAAGTGGGCGCTGCTCGCGGTGCGGGAGCTGTTCTACGGCAACCACCGGTTCGACCGGATCGCCCGGAACACCGGGGCGCCGCGGGACCGGCTGACCGCCCGGCTGCGGGCACTGGAGGAGGCCGGGGTGGTGGAACGCCGGGCCTACAGCGAGCGCCCGCCCCGCTTCGAGTACCACCTGACCGAGGCCGGCCTGGACCTCGCGCCGCTCACCCAGGCGCTGCTCGGCTGGGGGGACCGCTGGCTGATGCCGGAGCCCCCGGTCGGCCTGGAGCACGGGCCGGAGGGGCACGAACCGCACCCGTACGACCCGGCCTGGGTCTGCCGCACCTGCGGGGAGGAGGGGCGGCGCGCGGAGCTGCGGCTGGAGGTCCGCGGCCCGGACTGGACGAGGGAGGGCCCGGCGGCGCCGTGA
- a CDS encoding cell division initiation protein encodes MDVQNKVDEIVAAVENARSMPMSASCVVNRAELVGLLQALRASLPAELAQAQSVMADHESVVLDAQAEAERIIQGAHAERGSLISDTEVVRRAQAEADRILAEARAEVDTKRGEADDYVDSKLANFEVVLTKTLGAVGRGRTKLRGDASVFENDQDGETDGEEFRPQRISPSPEVDEYVDVKLATLENVLSATLEAVGKGRDKLLGKKSIDELGAYLAAADQAQQAKERAEAVAAGFAGDADGADIAWYREDVPQQQTWPEQTPAAAGWQAPGTDHYAAAQQGGGQYAEVYGGGFDPAAGQGGDPYGGQYGYGQQVPQVQQGYPEDQQGGYGYPPQQQGYAVQQYDAWGNPQPEAAAGYPQPPANPPALPQQAQPGLDETSFFDTSMIDMTRLRELGGR; translated from the coding sequence GTGGACGTGCAGAACAAGGTCGACGAGATCGTGGCGGCCGTCGAGAACGCCCGCTCGATGCCCATGTCGGCCTCCTGCGTGGTGAACCGTGCCGAGCTGGTCGGCCTGCTCCAGGCGCTGAGGGCGTCACTGCCCGCCGAGCTGGCCCAGGCCCAGTCGGTGATGGCGGACCACGAGTCGGTGGTCCTGGACGCCCAGGCCGAGGCGGAGCGGATCATCCAGGGCGCGCACGCCGAGCGGGGCTCGCTGATCTCCGACACCGAGGTGGTCCGCCGGGCCCAGGCCGAGGCCGACCGGATCCTCGCCGAGGCCCGCGCCGAGGTCGACACCAAGCGCGGCGAGGCCGACGACTACGTGGACAGCAAGCTGGCCAACTTCGAGGTCGTGCTCACCAAGACGCTCGGGGCGGTCGGCCGCGGCCGGACCAAGCTGCGCGGCGACGCGAGCGTCTTCGAGAACGACCAGGACGGCGAGACCGACGGCGAGGAGTTCCGGCCGCAGCGGATCAGCCCGAGCCCCGAGGTCGACGAGTACGTCGATGTGAAGCTCGCCACCCTGGAGAACGTGCTCAGCGCGACCCTGGAGGCGGTCGGCAAGGGGCGCGACAAGCTGCTCGGCAAGAAGTCGATCGACGAGCTGGGCGCCTACCTGGCCGCCGCCGACCAGGCGCAGCAGGCCAAGGAGCGGGCCGAGGCGGTCGCCGCCGGCTTCGCCGGGGACGCCGACGGCGCCGACATCGCGTGGTACCGCGAGGACGTGCCGCAGCAGCAGACCTGGCCGGAGCAGACCCCGGCCGCGGCGGGCTGGCAGGCGCCCGGAACCGACCACTACGCGGCCGCGCAGCAGGGCGGCGGCCAGTACGCCGAGGTGTACGGCGGCGGCTTCGACCCGGCGGCCGGCCAGGGCGGCGACCCGTACGGCGGCCAGTACGGCTACGGCCAGCAGGTGCCGCAGGTGCAGCAGGGGTACCCGGAGGACCAGCAGGGCGGCTACGGCTACCCGCCCCAGCAGCAGGGGTACGCCGTGCAGCAGTACGACGCCTGGGGCAACCCCCAGCCCGAGGCCGCGGCGGGCTACCCGCAGCCGCCGGCCAACCCGCCGGCACTCCCGCAGCAGGCGCAGCCCGGCCTGGACGAGACCAGCTTCTTCGACACCAGCATGATCGACATGACCCGCCTCCGGGAGCTCGGCGGCAGGTAG
- the rpmF gene encoding 50S ribosomal protein L32, with translation MAVPKRKMSRSNTRHRRSNWKAVVPALVACDRCHEPKLGHIACPSCGTYNRRQVLSV, from the coding sequence GTGGCTGTTCCGAAGCGGAAGATGTCGCGCAGCAACACGCGCCACCGCCGGTCCAACTGGAAGGCCGTTGTCCCGGCCCTCGTGGCGTGCGACCGCTGCCACGAGCCGAAGCTGGGTCACATCGCGTGCCCGAGCTGCGGCACGTACAACCGCCGCCAGGTCCTCTCGGTCTGA
- the rnc gene encoding ribonuclease III: MSDGNSSRKAATAPKAPSGGGKAGGPASTEYDVLEGRLGYTLERALLVRALTHRSYAYENGGLPTNERLEFLGDSVLGLVVTDTLYRVHPDVPEGTLAKLRAAVVNSRALADVGRGLELGTFIRLGKGEEGTGGRDKSSILADTVEAVIGAVYLDQGLDAATEFVHRLFDPLIEESSQLGAGLDWKTSLQELTASVGIGVPEYVVEESGPDHEKTFTAAARVAGEDFGSGVGRSKKEAEQKAAESAWRAIREKYADRLPSGA; encoded by the coding sequence ATGTCGGACGGTAACTCCTCCCGCAAGGCGGCCACCGCCCCGAAGGCTCCTTCGGGCGGCGGAAAGGCCGGCGGGCCGGCTTCGACCGAATACGACGTCCTGGAAGGGCGCCTCGGGTACACGCTCGAGCGCGCCCTTCTGGTGCGTGCCCTGACCCACCGCTCGTACGCGTACGAGAACGGCGGGCTGCCCACCAACGAGCGCCTGGAGTTCCTCGGCGACTCGGTGCTGGGCCTGGTGGTGACCGACACCCTCTACCGCGTCCACCCGGACGTCCCGGAGGGCACGCTCGCCAAGCTGCGCGCCGCGGTGGTCAACTCGCGCGCGCTCGCCGACGTCGGCCGCGGCCTGGAGCTCGGCACGTTCATCCGGCTCGGCAAGGGCGAGGAGGGCACCGGCGGCCGTGACAAGTCGTCGATCCTCGCCGACACCGTCGAGGCCGTGATCGGCGCCGTCTACCTGGACCAGGGACTGGACGCCGCCACCGAGTTCGTCCACCGGCTGTTCGACCCGCTGATCGAGGAGTCCTCTCAGCTGGGAGCCGGCCTGGACTGGAAGACCAGCCTCCAGGAGCTCACCGCCTCGGTGGGCATCGGAGTGCCCGAGTACGTGGTCGAGGAGTCCGGTCCGGACCACGAGAAGACCTTCACCGCGGCGGCCCGGGTGGCCGGCGAGGACTTCGGCAGCGGCGTCGGCCGCTCGAAGAAGGAAGCCGAGCAGAAGGCCGCGGAGAGCGCCTGGCGGGCGATCAGGGAGAAGTACGCCGACCGCCTGCCCAGCGGGGCCTGA
- the coaD gene encoding pantetheine-phosphate adenylyltransferase has protein sequence MRRAVCPGSFDPITNGHLDIIGRASKLYDVVHVAVLINRNKQGMFSVEERIALIEETTAQYGNVVVESHLGLLVDFCRERDIPAIIKGLRAVSDFDYELQMAQMNHGLTGVETLFVPTSPTYSFLSSTLVKEVASYGGDVSHLLPETVHRRLAERIAERNAERNAGQSARS, from the coding sequence ATGCGCCGTGCCGTCTGCCCCGGTTCGTTCGACCCGATCACCAACGGTCACCTCGACATCATCGGGCGGGCCTCGAAGCTGTACGACGTGGTGCACGTCGCGGTGCTGATCAACCGCAACAAGCAGGGCATGTTCAGCGTCGAGGAGCGGATCGCGCTGATCGAGGAGACCACCGCCCAGTACGGGAACGTCGTGGTCGAGTCGCACCTCGGCCTGCTGGTGGACTTCTGCCGCGAGCGGGACATCCCGGCGATCATCAAGGGCCTGCGCGCCGTCAGCGACTTCGACTACGAGCTGCAGATGGCCCAGATGAACCACGGGCTGACCGGCGTCGAGACGCTCTTCGTGCCGACCTCGCCGACGTACAGCTTCCTCTCCTCGACGCTGGTCAAGGAGGTCGCCTCGTACGGCGGCGACGTCTCGCACCTGCTGCCGGAGACGGTGCACCGCCGCCTGGCCGAGCGGATCGCCGAACGGAACGCCGAGCGGAACGCGGGGCAGAGCGCCCGGTCGTAG
- the recG gene encoding ATP-dependent DNA helicase RecG, translating to MGALDEPLTKLVGDRTAKVLADSLKLRTVGDLLHHYPRRYVERGQLTSLDELEIDEHVTVLARIEKVTLIPFRGRKGDRLEVVVTDGRSRLSLVFFNQGWRQKELKGGAQGLFAGKVGVFNRTRQLVSPDYQLLDEDADAGAARQFAGRLIPVYGASSQMPSWKLSLCVETALTKHLSDVGEPLPPELRERHELIPLPEALELIHRPRSHADRERAQDRLRWDEAFVLQVALAQRRAADSALPAKPRRVREGGLLDAFDARLPFTLTEGQRKVSAEITADLAGEHPMHRLLQGEVGSGKTLVALRAMLTVVDAGGQAVLLAPTEVLAQQHHRSIVEMMGDLAEGGLLGGSDLGTRVVLLTGSMGVPARRQALLDMACGDAGLAIGTHALIEDKVQFQDLGLVVVDEQHRFGVEQRDALRAKGDQPPHLLVMTATPIPRTVAMTVFGDLETSVLDQLPAGRSPISTHVVPAVEKPNFLARAWERVREEVAKGHQAYVVCPRIGDEEPAGPEAGAKAAKKRRRAGDDLEDLTDDAPDEGAAADERRPPLSVVETAAMLAGGPLAGLRVEILHGRLTPEAKDDVMRRFTAGEVDVLVATTVIEVGVNVPNSTAMVIMDADRFGVSQLHQLRGRVGRGSAAGLCLLVSDMPAGSAARARLDAVAGTLDGFQLSRIDLEQRREGDVLGQAQSGVKSSLKVLSVLEDEEVIVTARAEATRLVAEDPSLAAHPELRTALESLLDADRAEYLEKG from the coding sequence ATGGGCGCTCTCGATGAACCACTGACCAAGCTCGTCGGCGACCGGACCGCCAAGGTGCTCGCCGACAGCCTCAAGCTGCGCACGGTCGGGGACCTGCTGCACCACTACCCGCGCCGCTACGTCGAACGCGGCCAGCTCACCAGCCTGGACGAGCTGGAGATCGACGAGCACGTCACCGTGCTGGCCCGGATCGAGAAGGTCACCCTGATCCCGTTCCGCGGCCGCAAGGGCGACCGCCTGGAGGTGGTCGTCACCGACGGCCGCAGCAGGCTCTCGCTGGTCTTCTTCAACCAGGGCTGGCGGCAGAAGGAGCTGAAGGGCGGCGCCCAGGGCCTGTTCGCGGGCAAGGTGGGCGTCTTCAACCGCACCCGCCAACTGGTCTCGCCGGACTACCAGCTGCTCGACGAGGACGCCGACGCCGGAGCCGCCCGGCAGTTCGCCGGCCGGCTCATCCCGGTGTACGGCGCCAGCTCCCAGATGCCCAGCTGGAAGCTCTCGCTCTGCGTCGAGACGGCGCTCACCAAGCACCTGTCCGACGTCGGCGAGCCGCTCCCGCCCGAACTGCGCGAGCGGCACGAGCTGATCCCGCTGCCCGAGGCGCTCGAACTCATCCACCGCCCGCGCAGCCACGCCGACCGCGAGCGCGCCCAGGACCGGCTCCGCTGGGACGAGGCGTTCGTCCTCCAGGTCGCCCTCGCCCAGCGCCGGGCCGCCGACTCCGCGCTGCCCGCCAAGCCCCGCCGGGTCCGGGAGGGCGGCCTGCTCGACGCCTTCGACGCCCGGCTCCCGTTCACCCTCACCGAGGGCCAGCGGAAGGTCTCCGCGGAGATCACCGCCGACCTGGCGGGCGAGCACCCGATGCACCGCCTGCTCCAGGGCGAGGTCGGCTCCGGGAAGACCCTGGTCGCCCTGCGCGCCATGCTCACCGTGGTGGACGCCGGCGGGCAGGCGGTGCTGCTCGCGCCCACCGAGGTGCTGGCCCAGCAGCACCACCGGTCGATCGTCGAGATGATGGGCGACCTGGCCGAGGGCGGCCTGCTCGGCGGCTCCGACCTCGGCACCCGGGTGGTGCTGCTCACCGGCTCGATGGGGGTCCCGGCCCGCCGCCAGGCCCTGCTCGACATGGCCTGCGGGGACGCCGGCCTCGCGATCGGCACCCACGCGCTGATCGAGGACAAGGTGCAGTTCCAGGACCTCGGCCTGGTCGTGGTCGACGAGCAGCACCGCTTCGGCGTCGAACAGCGCGACGCGCTGCGCGCCAAGGGCGACCAGCCGCCGCACCTGCTGGTGATGACGGCCACCCCGATCCCGCGCACCGTCGCGATGACCGTCTTCGGGGACCTGGAGACCTCCGTGCTGGACCAGTTGCCGGCCGGCCGCTCGCCCATCTCCACCCACGTCGTCCCGGCCGTCGAGAAGCCCAACTTCCTGGCGCGCGCCTGGGAGCGGGTCCGCGAGGAGGTGGCCAAGGGCCACCAGGCGTACGTGGTCTGCCCCCGGATCGGGGACGAGGAGCCCGCCGGCCCCGAGGCCGGGGCGAAGGCCGCGAAGAAGCGGCGCCGGGCCGGGGACGACCTGGAGGACCTGACCGACGACGCGCCGGACGAGGGCGCCGCGGCCGACGAACGGCGGCCCCCGCTCTCCGTCGTCGAGACCGCCGCGATGCTGGCCGGGGGCCCGCTGGCCGGGCTGCGGGTGGAGATCCTGCACGGCCGTCTGACGCCGGAGGCCAAGGACGACGTGATGCGCCGGTTCACGGCCGGCGAGGTGGACGTGCTGGTCGCCACCACGGTGATCGAGGTCGGCGTCAACGTCCCGAACTCCACCGCGATGGTGATCATGGACGCGGACCGGTTCGGCGTCTCCCAGCTCCACCAGCTCCGCGGCCGGGTCGGGCGGGGCTCCGCCGCGGGGCTCTGCCTGCTGGTCAGCGACATGCCCGCGGGCAGCGCCGCCCGGGCCCGGCTGGACGCGGTGGCCGGCACGCTGGACGGCTTCCAGCTGTCCCGGATCGACCTCGAACAGCGCCGCGAGGGCGACGTCCTCGGCCAGGCGCAGTCGGGCGTGAAGTCCTCGCTCAAGGTGCTGTCGGTGCTGGAGGACGAGGAGGTCATCGTGACCGCCCGCGCCGAGGCCACCCGGCTGGTCGCCGAGGACCCGTCGCTGGCCGCCCACCCGGAGCTGCGCACCGCGCTGGAGAGCCTGCTCGACGCGGACCGCGCGGAGTACCTGGAGAAGGGCTGA
- the rsmD gene encoding 16S rRNA (guanine(966)-N(2))-methyltransferase RsmD has product MTRVIAGAAGGRRLAVPPGRGTRPTSDKAREAMFSTLEALRGSLQDTRMLDLFGGSGAVGLEALSRGARHVLLVEADAQAARVIRENVRTVGLPGALVKAAKAEKVIAGPAPEDPYDLVFLDPPYVVTDDEVREMLITLSAGGWLAADALVTVERSTRGGEFGWPEGFEVLRSRRYGEGTLWYGRAAAETRHHP; this is encoded by the coding sequence ATGACCCGCGTGATCGCCGGGGCGGCCGGCGGCCGCCGGCTGGCCGTACCGCCCGGCCGGGGCACCCGCCCGACCTCCGACAAGGCCCGCGAGGCGATGTTCTCCACCCTGGAGGCACTGCGCGGCAGCCTCCAGGACACCCGCATGCTCGACCTGTTCGGCGGGTCGGGGGCGGTCGGCCTGGAGGCGCTGTCGCGCGGCGCCCGGCACGTGCTGCTGGTCGAGGCGGACGCCCAGGCGGCCCGGGTGATCCGGGAGAACGTCCGGACGGTCGGCCTGCCGGGGGCGCTGGTGAAGGCCGCGAAGGCGGAGAAGGTGATCGCCGGGCCGGCCCCGGAGGACCCGTACGACCTGGTCTTCCTCGATCCGCCGTACGTCGTCACCGATGACGAGGTACGCGAGATGCTGATCACACTGTCGGCTGGGGGCTGGCTCGCGGCCGACGCACTCGTCACCGTGGAGCGCAGCACCCGGGGCGGCGAGTTCGGCTGGCCGGAGGGCTTCGAGGTGCTGCGCTCGCGCAGGTACGGCGAGGGCACGCTCTGGTACGGTCGCGCCGCCGCCGAGACCCGCCACCACCCCTAG
- a CDS encoding YceD family protein codes for MNRLDHRDPLVFDTHELGRRPGALRKVTRTLEAPEGLGIIDVIGVPEKSEIVLELRLESVVEGVLVTGTAETVVEGECVRCLEPVESDLDVDFQELYYYPESDERHRARTTGTEDLDEDSEDETYRLEGDYFDLQPVLRDAVVLALPLQPVCQEDCLGLCSECGARLSDDPAHHHDAADPRWAALQGLSAAPGDEGDGIKYSDAREGLAENQEK; via the coding sequence TTGAACCGCCTCGACCACCGCGACCCCCTCGTGTTCGACACGCACGAGCTGGGCCGTCGTCCGGGTGCGCTGCGCAAGGTGACCCGGACCCTGGAGGCCCCCGAGGGCCTGGGGATCATCGACGTGATCGGTGTTCCCGAGAAGAGCGAGATCGTACTGGAGCTCCGCCTGGAGTCCGTGGTCGAGGGCGTGCTGGTGACCGGCACCGCCGAGACCGTGGTCGAGGGCGAGTGTGTACGGTGCCTGGAGCCGGTCGAGTCCGATCTCGACGTGGACTTCCAGGAGCTTTACTACTACCCAGAGTCCGACGAGCGTCACCGCGCCCGGACGACCGGGACCGAGGACCTCGACGAGGACTCGGAAGACGAGACTTACCGCCTGGAGGGCGATTACTTCGACCTCCAGCCGGTGCTGCGTGACGCGGTGGTGCTCGCACTGCCGCTGCAGCCGGTGTGCCAGGAAGACTGCCTGGGCCTGTGCTCCGAATGCGGAGCGCGCCTGAGCGACGACCCGGCGCACCACCACGACGCCGCCGACCCCCGGTGGGCGGCTCTGCAGGGACTCTCCGCCGCCCCTGGCGACGAGGGTGACGGAATCAAGTACAGCGACGCCCGTGAGGGTCTCGCCGAGAACCAGGAGAAGTAG
- the mutM gene encoding bifunctional DNA-formamidopyrimidine glycosylase/DNA-(apurinic or apyrimidinic site) lyase, which translates to MPELPEVEVVRRGLANWVAGRTVAGVEVLHPRAVRRQSAGPADFTARLTGTTLGSAQRRGKYLWVPLSGTGTGFSLIGHLGMSGQLLVQDPSVPDEKHLRVRMRFDDGGRELRFVDQRTFGGLAVEEAEDGDPEGTPVSIAHIARDPLDPRFDDAAFASALRARRTTVKRALLDQTLISGVGNIYADEALWRSRLHYDRPTGSLTRAQALTLLADARDVMAAALAVGGTSFDSLYVNVNGESGYFSRDLDAYGREQEPCRRCGTPIRRAAWMNRSSYFCPRCQRVPRVRSGG; encoded by the coding sequence GTGCCCGAACTCCCCGAGGTCGAGGTCGTCCGCCGCGGTCTGGCGAACTGGGTCGCCGGGCGGACCGTGGCCGGGGTCGAGGTGCTGCACCCCCGTGCGGTGCGCCGCCAGTCCGCCGGCCCGGCCGACTTCACCGCCCGGCTCACCGGCACCACGCTCGGCAGCGCGCAGCGGCGCGGCAAGTACCTCTGGGTGCCGCTCTCCGGCACCGGGACCGGCTTCTCGCTGATCGGCCACCTCGGGATGAGCGGCCAGCTGCTCGTCCAGGACCCGTCCGTGCCGGACGAGAAGCACCTGCGGGTCCGGATGCGGTTCGACGACGGCGGGCGCGAGCTGCGCTTCGTCGACCAGCGGACCTTCGGCGGGCTGGCCGTCGAGGAGGCCGAGGACGGCGACCCCGAGGGCACCCCGGTCTCCATCGCGCACATCGCCCGCGACCCGCTCGACCCGCGCTTCGACGACGCCGCCTTCGCGTCCGCGCTGCGCGCCAGGCGCACCACCGTCAAGCGGGCGCTGCTGGACCAGACGCTGATCAGCGGGGTCGGGAACATCTACGCCGACGAGGCGCTCTGGCGCAGCCGGCTGCACTACGACCGCCCGACCGGGTCGCTGACCCGTGCGCAGGCGCTGACGCTGCTGGCCGACGCCCGGGACGTGATGGCGGCGGCGCTGGCCGTCGGCGGCACCAGCTTTGACAGCCTGTACGTCAACGTGAACGGCGAGAGCGGCTACTTCTCCCGCGACCTGGACGCCTACGGCCGCGAGCAGGAACCGTGCCGGCGCTGCGGCACGCCGATCCGGCGGGCCGCCTGGATGAACCGGTCCAGCTACTTCTGCCCCCGCTGCCAGCGGGTGCCGCGGGTCCGCAGCGGGGGCTGA
- a CDS encoding acylphosphatase: MHGRDAHSEEPVRVTAWVRGKVQQVGFRWWTRARALEIGLSGYASNLGDGRVQVVAEGFAVDCEQLLALLRGPDTPGRVAGVTEIWTAVGTGYEGFEIR, encoded by the coding sequence ATGCACGGTCGCGACGCCCACAGTGAGGAGCCGGTCCGGGTCACCGCCTGGGTGCGGGGCAAGGTCCAGCAGGTCGGCTTCCGCTGGTGGACCAGGGCGCGGGCACTGGAGATCGGCCTCAGCGGCTACGCGAGCAACCTCGGCGACGGCCGGGTGCAGGTGGTCGCGGAGGGCTTCGCCGTCGACTGCGAACAGCTGCTCGCCCTGCTCAGGGGTCCGGACACGCCGGGGCGGGTCGCCGGGGTGACCGAGATCTGGACCGCCGTCGGCACCGGCTACGAGGGCTTCGAGATCCGCTGA